The DNA sequence CGGCCCGCTCCGCTCCGGCTCGCTGGCGCTCGCCTCCGCTGCGCAGGCCGTCCCACGGCGGTGACAATTTCATTCTCCGTCGTACCCACGGGTACGTCGATCACTCGCGCCGAAGAAACATACAAGGGTTCCGTCCGCCGCGGCGGACCGCGCCCTGGGCTGTGCTCCATCGGCCATTCAGGCCGCCGGATTTGTCATGCGCTCATAGGCATCAGTTCATGAGTCGTGCCCAAGACCGAGTGGTCGTCGTTGGCGGCGGGGTCGTTGGCGCGGCATGCGCTTATTATCTTCGCCAACGGGGGCGGGCGGTCACGCTGATCGATCAAGGCGCCTTTGGCCGCGGCTGTTCGCACGGCAATTGCGGATATGTCTCTCCCAGCCACACTCTGCCGCTGGCCGGTCCGGGCGCGTTATGGCGGACCCTGAAGACATTGTTCTCTCGCAACTCGCCGGTCAAGGTGAGGTGGCGGTTCGATCCGGCGATGTGGAGCTGGTTTTGGCAGTTTGCCAAGAGGTGCAACCAACGCGACATGATCCAGTCGGGACACGCGATTCAGTCGCTCCTTAATTCGTCGCGCTTGCTCTACGACGAGTTGCTGGAGGAAACGCTCACGGATGTCGAATGGGAACCATCGGGCTTGCTCTTTGTCTTTCGATCCCAACGGGGGATGGATCACTATGCCGAGACCGACCTCTTGCTGCGCGGCGAATTCAACCTCGGCGCGACGCGCTACGACGGCCCGGACCTGCTCGAACTCGAACCGGCGCTCTTGCCCGGCAACGCCGGCGCCTGGCGCTATGAGACCGACGGTTGCCTGCGCTCGGACAAACTGATGCTGGCCTGGCGGCGCGCGCTCGAACGACAAGGAGTCGAGATTCGCGAGCAATGCGAGCTGCGCGAGTTCGTTGCCGACGGCCGGCTCGTCCGCCGGTTGATCACGAGCGGCAGCGAACTCGACGCCGACCAAATCATTGTCGCCACGGGCGCCTGGACTCCTCGGCTCCGTCGCTTGCTCGGTTGCACCATCCCCATTCAGCCTGGCAAGGGCTACTCGATCACCATGCCGCGCCCGGCGCTCTGCCCTCGATTCCCGATGATTTTCGAAGAGCATCGCGTCGCCATCACGCCGCTTATGTACACCTACCGCATCGGATCGACGATGGAGTTCGCCGGGTACGACGGCAGCTTGAATCCGGCTCGTTTGCGCCTCTTGCGTGACGGCGCGGCGCTCTATCTTCGCGAACCGCACGCCGAACCCGTGCTGGAATCTTGGTATGGATGGCGTCCCATGACGCCTGACAGCCTGCCACTGATCGGCCGCGCCCCGGCACTTGAGAATGTGTTTGTCGCCGCCGGCCACGGCATGTTGGGCGTGTCGATGTCGCCAGCGACGGGGCGACTCATCGCGGAACTCGTCTCCGGCGAAACACCCCACATCGATCCGCAACCCTATGCCGTCGGACGCAAACTTTAGAGCGGCTAAAAAATCCGGCTGAGAGAAGGGGACAGTTCCCGTTTTGCTCCGGGGACTGCGCAAAAGGGGGACAGTCCCCGCCGGATTTGTTAGGCGCTCTTTGTTCACGGTCCGTCCTTCAGCCATTCGGCGTGAATGTCGTAGTCCCAGTGCGGATAGTAGAGGTTCTTGCCGTCAATTTCGACTTCGCCACGTTGGAAGTCTAGCGTCTCGCTGCGGAGGGATTGCTTCGGCGGAACCAGGTCGCGGCCGTAGTCGCGATTGACGATCAGGCGATAGGAATCGAGGTGGCCGAAGTAGAACTCGCGAATGGCTGGATCGTCGCTGTCCTGCAAGCCATATGGCGGACGGTTG is a window from the Pirellulales bacterium genome containing:
- a CDS encoding FAD-dependent oxidoreductase; the encoded protein is MSRAQDRVVVVGGGVVGAACAYYLRQRGRAVTLIDQGAFGRGCSHGNCGYVSPSHTLPLAGPGALWRTLKTLFSRNSPVKVRWRFDPAMWSWFWQFAKRCNQRDMIQSGHAIQSLLNSSRLLYDELLEETLTDVEWEPSGLLFVFRSQRGMDHYAETDLLLRGEFNLGATRYDGPDLLELEPALLPGNAGAWRYETDGCLRSDKLMLAWRRALERQGVEIREQCELREFVADGRLVRRLITSGSELDADQIIVATGAWTPRLRRLLGCTIPIQPGKGYSITMPRPALCPRFPMIFEEHRVAITPLMYTYRIGSTMEFAGYDGSLNPARLRLLRDGAALYLREPHAEPVLESWYGWRPMTPDSLPLIGRAPALENVFVAAGHGMLGVSMSPATGRLIAELVSGETPHIDPQPYAVGRKL